In Desulfonatronovibrio magnus, a single genomic region encodes these proteins:
- the gatB gene encoding Asp-tRNA(Asn)/Glu-tRNA(Gln) amidotransferase subunit GatB, protein MNRYETVIGLEVHAQLKTKSKIFCGCSTMFGQGPNENTCPVCCGMPGVLPVLNQKAVEFGLKMALAVECRVNDRSVFARKNYFYPDLPKGYQISQYEEPLAEHGKIRIAVDSLEKVIGITRIHMEEDAGKSIHSSTDNMSYVDLNRTGVPLLEIVSEPDIRSPAEAVAYLKSLRGILLYLEICDGNMEEGSFRCDANISLRPTGREEFGTRAEIKNLNSFRHVQKALEYEIMRQAELLDDGEAIVQETRLYDVDKGMTRSMRGKEEAHDYRYFPDPDLTPLIIDPDWVEELKKALPELPGARMQRFITQYNLPEPDAAVLTSEKELANFFEASVKAYNQPRKISNWIVGDLMSKLNDTGQRVAEISLKPDQLSCIVRMVDEGTISGKIAKTVFSEVFETGTEPEKVVKDKGLVQISDSSALETMVDQVLEAHPQEVQRFKDGQKKLMGFFVGQIMKQTKGQANPAMVNELLNRKLQ, encoded by the coding sequence ATGAACAGATATGAGACCGTAATCGGGCTGGAAGTTCATGCACAATTGAAAACCAAGTCCAAGATCTTCTGTGGTTGTTCAACCATGTTTGGTCAGGGGCCTAATGAAAATACATGTCCTGTCTGCTGTGGAATGCCAGGGGTGTTGCCGGTACTTAACCAGAAGGCTGTGGAGTTTGGATTGAAAATGGCCCTTGCTGTAGAATGCCGGGTCAATGACAGATCTGTCTTTGCCAGAAAGAATTATTTTTACCCTGATCTTCCCAAAGGTTATCAGATTTCTCAGTATGAGGAGCCTCTTGCTGAACACGGTAAGATAAGAATTGCTGTGGATAGTCTGGAAAAAGTAATAGGAATTACCAGGATTCACATGGAGGAAGATGCAGGCAAATCAATCCATTCCTCTACTGACAATATGAGTTATGTGGATCTGAACAGAACAGGAGTACCCCTTTTAGAAATTGTTTCTGAGCCGGACATCAGAAGTCCTGCTGAAGCTGTAGCTTACCTTAAGTCCTTGCGCGGCATCCTTCTTTATCTTGAAATATGCGATGGCAACATGGAAGAAGGCAGCTTTCGCTGTGATGCAAATATTTCTTTAAGACCCACAGGGCGTGAAGAATTTGGAACCAGGGCTGAAATAAAGAACCTAAACTCTTTCAGGCATGTGCAAAAGGCCCTGGAATACGAAATAATGAGACAAGCCGAACTGCTTGATGACGGCGAGGCAATTGTGCAGGAAACCAGACTTTACGATGTTGATAAAGGAATGACCAGATCCATGCGCGGTAAGGAAGAAGCACACGATTACAGGTATTTTCCTGATCCTGACCTGACTCCTCTTATTATTGATCCTGACTGGGTTGAAGAGTTGAAAAAAGCATTGCCAGAACTACCCGGGGCACGAATGCAGCGTTTTATCACGCAGTACAATCTGCCAGAGCCGGATGCTGCTGTGCTCACATCAGAGAAGGAACTGGCCAATTTCTTTGAAGCCTCGGTCAAAGCTTACAATCAACCCAGGAAGATAAGTAACTGGATAGTTGGCGACCTCATGAGCAAACTTAATGATACAGGACAACGCGTTGCAGAGATCAGCTTAAAGCCTGATCAACTGTCCTGCATAGTGCGCATGGTGGATGAAGGCACCATAAGTGGAAAAATTGCCAAAACTGTTTTTTCAGAGGTGTTTGAAACCGGTACTGAACCGGAAAAGGTTGTTAAAGATAAAGGTCTGGTGCAGATATCAGATTCTTCTGCTCTTGAAACTATGGTTGACCAGGTCCTTGAAGCTCATCCTCAGGAAGTTCAGAGATTTAAAGATGGCCAGAAAAAGCTTATGGGCTTTTTTGTGGGGCAGATTATGAAGCAGACCAAAGGTCAGGCAAATCCGGCAATGGTTAATGAGTTGCTGAACCGGAAGTTGCAGTAG